The proteins below come from a single Aegilops tauschii subsp. strangulata cultivar AL8/78 chromosome 6, Aet v6.0, whole genome shotgun sequence genomic window:
- the LOC109733948 gene encoding pentatricopeptide repeat-containing protein At2g27610: MALRTALPALPRAFACRQRLATRASSARVEEHDVDRPNTRSARRAFDGSPDRDAAAGGSSGSSRDALVECARRGMGREALGHFSAARRHGGERVDGAMLSCALKACGAMPGCCRAAGEQLHCLCVKCGLDRADVGVGTALVDVYTKCGGVEDARLVFEGMPQRNVGTWTSLLTGYAQGGAHSDAMALFFRMRAEGIWPNPFTFTSVLSAVAGQGALDLGRRVHAQSVKFGCRSTVFVCNSLMNMYAKCGLVEEAKAVFCGMETRDMVSWNTLMAGLLLNGCEVEALELFHDSRASMAKLSQSTYSTVIKLCANLKQLALARQLHSCVLKHGFSSDGNVMTAIMDAYSKCGELDDAFNIFLLMSGSQSVVSWTAMIGGCIQNGDIPLAASLFSRMREDNVKPNEFTYSTMLTTSLPVLPPQIHAQIIKTNYQHAPSVGTALLASYSKLGSTEEALSIFETIDQKDVVAWSAMLSCYSQAGDCDGATNVFMEMSMQGMKPNEFTISSVIDACASPTAGVDQGRQFHAVSIKYRYQDAICVGSALVSMYARKGSIDSARSVFERQTERDLVSWNSMISGYAQHGYSKEALDTFRQMEAAGVEMDGVTFLAVIIGCTHAGLVQEGQRYFDSMVRDHKISPTMEHYACMVDLYSRAGKLDETMDLIGGMPFPAGAMVWRTLLGACRVHKNVELGKLAAEKLLSLEPLDSATYVLLSNIYASAGKWKERDEVRKLMDSKKVKKEAGSSWIQIKNKVHSFIASDKSHRLSDQIYTKLKAMTARLKQEGYCPNTSFVLHDMEQEQKEAMLVTHSERLALAFGLIATPPGTPLQIVKNLRVCGDCHVVMKMVSAVEDREIIMRDCSRFHHFKSGACSCGDFW; encoded by the coding sequence ATGGCGCTGAGGACGGCGCTCCCGGCGCTCCCCCGGGCCTTCGCGTGCCGCCAGCGGCTGGCCACGCGCGCCTCGTCGGCCCGGGTGGAGGAGCATGACGTCGATCGCCCCAACACCCGGAGCGCCCGCCGGGCGTTCGACGGAAGTCCCGACCGGGACGCCGCGGCGGGGGGAAGCTCCGGCTCCAGCCGGGACGCCCTCGTCGAATGCGCGCGGCGCGGGATGGGGCGGGAGGCGCTGGGCCATTTCTCGGCCGCGCGGCGCCACGGCGGCGAACGCGTCGACGGCGCCATGCTGTCCTGCGCGCTCAAGGCGTGCGGGGCGATGCCGGGCTGCTGCAGGGCCGCCGGGGAGCAGCTGCATTGCCTGTGCGTCAAGTGCGGGCTCGACCGGGCCGACGTCGGCGTCGGCACGGCCCTCGTCGACGTGTACACGAAGTGCGGCGGCGTGGAGGATGCCAGGCTGGTGTTCGAGGGGATGCCGCAGAGGAACGTCGGCACGTGGACGTCGTTGCTCACCGGTTACGCCCAGGGCGGCGCGCACTCGGACGCCATGGCGCTCTTCTTCAGGATGCGCGCCGAGGGGATATGGCCGAACCCGTTCACGTTCACGAGCGTCCTCTCCGCGGTGGCGGGCCAGGGCGCGCTCGACCTTGGGCGGCGCGTGCATGCTCAGTCGGTGAAGTTCGGATGCCGCTCGACAGTTTTCGTGTGTAATTCCCTGATGAACATGTACGCGAAGTGCGGACTGGTTGAAGAAGCCAAGGCTGTGTTCTGTGGGATGGAGACCAGGGACATGGTGTCGTGGAACACGTTGATGGCAGGCCTTCTGTTGAACGGGTGTGAGGTGGAGGCCCTGGAGCTGTTCCATGACTCGCGAGCAAGCATGGCGAAGCTGTCACAGTCGACCTACTCGACGGTGATCAAGCTATGTGCAAACCTCAAACAGTTGGCCCTGGCACGGCAGCTCCACAGCTGTGTGCTAAAACATGGGTTCAGTTCAGATGGCAATGTCATGACAGCCATTATGGATGCCTACAGCAAGTGCGGCGAACTGGATGATGCTTTCAACATATTCTTGTTGATGTCAGGATCGCAGAGTGTCGTTTCATGGACTGCTATGATAGGCGGGTGCATTCAGAACGGTGACATTCCTCTTGCTGCCTCACTCTTTAGCAGAATGAGAGAAGACAATGTCAAGCCAAATGAGTTCACCTACTCGACGATGCTCACAACATCACTGCCAGTCTTGCCTCCCCAGATTCATGCGCAGATCATCAAAACCAACTACCAGCATGCACCATCTGTCGGAACTGCACTTCTTGCCTCATACTCAAAGCTTGGAAGCACTGAAGAAGCCCTCTCTATATTTGAAACCATTGACCAGAAGGACGTTGTTGCATGGTCTGCAATGTTGTCGTGCTATTCCCAAGCTGGCGACTGCGATGGTGCCACAAATGTGTTCATGGAGATGTCCATGCAAGGCATGAAGCCAAATGAGTTCACTATCTCTAGTGTCATCGATGCATGTGCTAGTCCCACCGCTGGCGTTGACCAGGGTAGGCAGTTCCACGCTGTTTCGATCAAATACAGATACCAGGACGCTATCTGCGTGGGCAGCGCACTTGTCAGCATGTATGCAAGAAAAGGGAGCATTGACAGTGCTCGAAGTGTCTTTGAGAGGCAGACAGAGAGAGACTTGGTGTCATGGAACTCGATGATATCAGGGTATGCGCAGCACGGTTACAGCAAGGAGGCCCTTGATACATTCCGTCAGATGGAAGCTGCGGGCGTCGAGATGGATGGTGTCACATTCCTTGCGGTTATCATAGGATGCACTCATGCTGGACTTGTACAAGAAGGCCAGCGATACTTCGATTCCATGGTTAGAGACCACAAGATCAGTCCCACCATGGAGCATTATGCGTGCATGGTGGATCTCTACAGCCGCGCAGGCAAGTTGGATGAAACAATGGACCTTATCGGAGGCATGCCGTTCCCAGCGGGTGCAATGGTATGGCGCACACTGCTAGGCGCATGCAGAGTTCACAAGAATGTTGAGCTTGGGAAGCTGGCCGCAGAGAAGCTGCTATCGCTTGAGCCGCTCGATTCGGCTACATACGTGCTGCTCTCCAACATCTATGCGTCCGCAGGGAAGTGGAAAGAGagggatgaagtgaggaagctcaTGGATTCTAAAAAGGTGAAGAAGGAAGCTGGATCCAGCTGGATTCAGATCAAGAACAAGGTCCATTCCTTTATAGCCTCCGATAAATCGCACCGTCTGTCCGACCAGATATACACAAAGCTGAAGGCGATGACAGCCAGGTTGAAGCAGGAGGGTTACTGCCCGAACACGAGCTTTGTGCTCCATGACATGGAACAAGAGCAGAAGGAAGCCATGCTGGTCACGCACAGTGAGCGGCTGGCTCTTGCCTTCGGTCTGATAGCTACGCCACCAGGGACGCCCCTTCAGATTGTCAAAAACCTGCGGGTCTGTGGGGACTGCCATGTGGTGATGAAGATGGTGTCGGCGGTTGAGGACAGGGAGATCATCATGCGAGACTGCAGCAGGTTCCACCACTTCAAATCTGGTGCCTGCTCTTGTGGTGATTTCTGGTGA